From Poecile atricapillus isolate bPoeAtr1 chromosome 13, bPoeAtr1.hap1, whole genome shotgun sequence, one genomic window encodes:
- the LOC131584221 gene encoding uncharacterized transmembrane protein DDB_G0289901-like codes for MKGKHAGPCPWELRGFGGHSIRHSTGHSTGHSIGHSIGHRTGHSIGHSIGHRTGHSIGHSTGHSIGHRTGHRTGHSTGYSTGHSTGHSTGHSTGNSTGHSTGHSTGHSTGNSTGNSTGNSTGHSTGHSTGHRTGHSTGHSIGNSTGHSTGHSTEHSTGHSIGHSTGHSIGHSTGHSTGHRTGHRTGHSIRHSTGNRTGHSTGHSTGNSTGHSTGHSTGHSTGHSIRHSTGNSTGNRTGHSTGNRTGHSTGNSTGHSIRHSTGHSTGHSTGHSTGNSIGHSTGNSIGHSTGNSIGHSTGNSTGHSTGHSTGHSTGHSIGHSIGHSTGHSTGHSTGHSTGHSIGHSTGHSTGNSTGHSTGHSTGHSIGHSIGHSIGHSTGHSTGNSIGHSTGHSTGNSTGHRTGHSIGHSTGHSTGHSIGHSTGNSTGNSTGNSTGNSIGHSTGHSTGHSTGHNIGHNTGHSTGHRTGNSTGNSTGNSTGHSTGHSTGHRTGHSTGHSIGNSTGHSTGHSTEHSTGHSIGHSTGHSIGHSTGHSTGHRTGHRTGHSTGHSTGHRTGHSTGHSTGNSTGHSTGHSTGHSIRHSTGNSTGNRTGHSTGNSTGHSIRHSTGHSTGHSTGHSTGNSIGHSTGNSIGHSTGNSTGHSTGHNTGHSTGHSTGHSTGHSTGHSIGHSIGHNTGHSTGNSTGHRTGHSTGHSTGNSTGHRTGHSTGHSTGHSIGHSIGHNTGNSTGHSTGNSIGHSTGNSTGHSTGHSTGHSTGHSIRHSTRHSTGHSTEHSTGHSIRHSIGHSIGHSTGNSTGHSPGHCPSQAIPPPDSQGLLPGASPCSGFAIFHAAAMQTAPTLGKC; via the coding sequence ATGAAGGGGAAGCACGCTGGCCCCTGCCCCTGGGAGCTCAGGGGGTTTGGTGGGCAcagcatcaggcacagcacCGGGCACAGCACCGGGCACAGCATCGGGCACAGCATCGGGCACAGAACCGGGCACAGCATCGGGCACAGCATCGGGCACAGAACCGGGCACAGCATCGGGCACAGCACCGGGCACAGCATCGGGCACAGAACCGGGCACAGAACCGGGCACAGCACCGGGTACAGCACCGGGCACAGCACCGGGCACAGCACCGGGCACAGCACCGGGAACAGCACCGGGCACAGCACCGGGCACAGCACCGGGCACAGCACCGGGAACAGCACCGGGAACAGCACCGGGAACAGCACCGGGCACAGCACCGGGCACAGCACCGGGCACAGAACCGGGCACAGCACCGGGCACAGCATCGGGAACAGCACCGGGCACAGCACCGGGCACAGCACCGAGCACAGCACCGGGCACAGCATCGGCCACAGCACCGGGCACAGCATCGGGCACAGCACCGGGCACAGCACCGGGCACAGAACCGGGCACAGAACCGGGCAcagcatcaggcacagcacCGGGAACAGAACCGGGCACAGCACCGGACACAGCACCGGGAACAGCACCGGGCACAGCACCGGGCACAGCACCGGGCACAGCACCGGACAcagcatcaggcacagcacCGGGAACAGCACCGGGAACAGAACCGGGCACAGCACCGGGAACAGAACCGGGCACAGCACCGGGAACAGCACCGGGCAcagcatcaggcacagcacCGGCCACAGCACCGGGCACAGCACCGGACACAGCACCGGGAACAGCATCGGGCACAGCACCGGGAACAGCATCGGGCACAGCACCGGGAACAGCATCGGGCACAGCACCGGGAACAGCACCGGGCACAGCACCGGGCACAGCACCGGGCACAGCACCGGGCACAGCATCGGGCACAGCATCGGGCACAGCACCGGGCACAGCACCGGACACAGCACCGGGCACAGCACCGGACACAGCATCGGGCACAGCACCGGGCACAGCACCGGGAACAGCACCGGGCACAGCACCGGGCACAGCACCGGGCACAGCATCGGGCACAGCATCGGGCACAGCATCGGGCACAGCACCGGGCACAGCACCGGGAACAGCATCGGGCACAGCACCGGGCACAGCACCGGGAACAGCACCGGGCACAGAACCGGGCACAGCATCGGGCACAGCACCGGGCACAGCACCGGGCACAGCATCGGCCACAGCACCGGGAACAGCACCGGGAACAGCACCGGGAACAGCACCGGGAACAGCATCGGGCACAGCACCGGGCACAGCACCGGGCACAGCACCGGGCACAACATCGGCCACAACACCGGGCACAGCACCGGGCACAGAACCGGGAACAGCACCGGGAACAGCACCGGGAACAGCACCGGGCACAGCACCGGGCACAGCACCGGGCACAGAACCGGGCACAGCACCGGGCACAGCATCGGGAACAGCACCGGGCACAGCACCGGGCACAGCACCGAGCACAGCACCGGGCACAGCATCGGCCACAGCACCGGGCACAGCATCGGGCACAGCACCGGGCACAGCACCGGGCACAGAACCGGGCACAGAACCGGGCACAGCACCGGGCACAGCACCGGGCACAGAACCGGGCACAGCACCGGACACAGCACCGGGAACAGCACCGGGCACAGCACCGGGCACAGCACCGGACAcagcatcaggcacagcacCGGGAACAGCACCGGGAACAGAACCGGGCACAGCACCGGGAACAGCACCGGGCAcagcatcaggcacagcacCGGCCACAGCACCGGGCACAGCACCGGACACAGCACCGGGAACAGCATCGGGCACAGCACCGGGAACAGCATCGGGCACAGCACCGGGAACAGCACCGGGCACAGCACCGGGCACAACACCGGGCACAGCACCGGGCACAGCACCGGGCACAGCACCGGGCACAGCACCGGGCACAGCATCGGGCACAGCATCGGGCACAACACCGGGCACAGCACCGGGAACAGCACCGGGCACAGAACCGGGCACAGCACCGGGCACAGCACCGGGAACAGCACCGGGCACAGAACCGGGCACAGCACCGGGCACAGCACCGGGCACAGCATCGGGCACAGCATCGGGCACAACACCGGGAACAGCACCGGGCACAGCACCGGGAACAGCATCGGGCACAGCACTGGGAACAGCACCGGGCACAGCACCGGGCACAGCACCGGGCACAGCACCGGGCAcagcatcaggcacagcaccaggcaCAGCACTGGGCACAGCACCGAGCACAGCACCGGGCAcagcatcaggcacagcatcggGCACAGCATCGGGCACAGCACCGGGAACAGCACCGGGCACAGCCCCGGGCACTGCCCATCCCAGGCCATCCCTCCCCCGGATTCCCAGGGCCTCCTGCCGGGAGCATCTCCCTGCTCCGGGTTTGCCATTTTTCATGCTGCTGCAATGCAAACAGCCCCGACCCTGGGTAAATGTTAG